The following coding sequences lie in one Gouania willdenowi unplaced genomic scaffold, fGouWil2.1 scaffold_312_arrow_ctg1, whole genome shotgun sequence genomic window:
- the LOC114459438 gene encoding LOW QUALITY PROTEIN: serine/threonine-protein kinase pdik1l-B-like (The sequence of the model RefSeq protein was modified relative to this genomic sequence to represent the inferred CDS: inserted 3 bases in 3 codons), whose translation MEELYTLEREVGRGSYGVVFEGHMTKTGHRVAIKRLPCDSPEGVELYLQELWAMRATAKNHINVIALHSCLLQTGPRTLKRLRAGALPLRLVESVLKGGVVGEQNQGGSNTQRSNGLSSRLQDRTNTVQDQTPQRPPNRGRKRSAQREGEAQCGSPRCLALWLVMEFCDGGDLNQYLLSRPPDAQRNHSVVLQLCSAVSFLHSLGITHRDLKPDNVLVCVTPQGPVVKVADFGLSKMSGGGGGGGGAVDSGLTRQHFSSTCGSDFYMAPEVWXGLSYTDQADIFSXGVMFWAVXERITFLEEGSSQEQLGAYVCKGRSGWLLPLGEALWENPHLQLCIPMKSKRAPPLPPPPSPAMCTLLLDMLAPHPDARPSAQQLEHRVKEWLSAVTDPH comes from the exons ATGGAGGAGCTCTACACGTTGGAGCGGGAGGTGGGACGGGGCAGCTACGGGGTGGTCtttgagggtcacatgaccaaaacGGGCCACAGGGTGGCCATCAAACGGCTGCCCTGCGACAGCCCCGAGGGCGTGGAGCTGTACCTGCAGGAGCTGTGGGCCATGAGGGCCACGGCTAAGAACCACATTAACGTCATCGCCCTCCACAGCTGCCTACTGCAGACCGGACCCCGGACCCTGAAGCGTCTCAGGGCGGGGGCGCTGCCTCTGCGTCTGGTGGAGAGCGTGTTAAAGGGGGGTGTGGTTGGAGAACAGAACCAGGGTGGGTCCAACACCCAGAGGAGCAACGGGTTGTCCTCTAGACTCCAGGACCGGACCAACACGGTCCAGGACCAGACCCCTCAGAGGCCTCCAAACAGAGGCAGGAAGAGGTCAGCtcagagggagggggaggcCCAGTGTGGGTCCCCACGCTGCCTGGCCCTGTGGCTGGTGATGGAGTTCTGTGATGGGGGAGACCTGAACCAGTACCTGCTCTCCAGACCTCCTGATGCCCAGAGGAACCACAGCGTGGTTCTCCAGCTGTGCAGCGCCGTGTCCTTCCTGCACAGCCTGGGCATCACCCACCGGGACCTGAAACCTGACAACGTGCTGGTGTGTGTGACCCCACAGGGCCCCGTCGTTaag GTGGCTGATTTTGGTCTGAGTAAGATgagcggaggaggaggaggaggaggcggagctgTGGACAGCGGCCTGACGCGGCAGCATTTCTCCTCAACCTGTGGTTCAGACTTCTACATGGCCCCTGAGGTGT GGGGTCTGAGCTACACGGACCAGGCTGACATCTTCT CTGGGGTGATGTTCTGGGCCG CTGAGAGGATCACCTTCCTGGAAGAGGGCAGCAGCCAGGAGCAGCTGG GGGCGTATGTGTGTAAGGGCCGCTCAGGCTGGCTCCTCCCTCTGGGGGAGGCCCTGTGGGAGAACCCCCACCTCCAGCTCTGCATCCCCATGAAGAGTAAGAGAGCCCCCCCACTGCCGCCCCCCCCCAGCCCGGCCATGTGCACGCTGCTGCTGGACATGCTGGCCCCCCACCCCGACGCCCGCCCCTCAGCTCAGCAACTGGAGCACAGAGTGAAAGAGTGGCTGTCCGCTGTGACGGACCCCCACtga